The following proteins are encoded in a genomic region of Zea mays cultivar B73 chromosome 9, Zm-B73-REFERENCE-NAM-5.0, whole genome shotgun sequence:
- the LOC103638728 gene encoding uncharacterized protein — translation MKLHLLKSDPTRKPRKSTDPGWKYGFWPDLQNKDRVECTLCGQVVSGGIKRLKQHLARAYGDAKLCPKASNGLRKEMTSYLEANKRKRSMFLHDAYMLADLLEKKVDEIGRDKVVQVVTDNGANYKATSKLLMERIPTLFWSPCAAHCLDLMLEDIGNLKEFKKPIARARRVTTFIYRHGRILAAMREKTGGVDLVRPAATRFATSFLTLKSLYKHNKHKDALKALFASTIWTDNRLSKTSAGLDVYNIDFSTQFWNSVEDCLRASGPLLIVLRVVDGDERPAMPEVQALMKCVKEKINQSFVVQSKKSLLKKIITIIERHWEKQMDHPLYGAAMYLNPGKLHPLIRNDDDATVGQLRGCFLDVLARMVDDEETRDKINSQSMDYEFLIGPAFSNKMAEDNLQTMTPLEWWRSYGGRAIELQRFARRLASLCVSSSGCERNWSTFEFIHTKKRNRLLHKRLNSIVFISYNRKMKARFQKLRQKKGKNFDPLVHEDFNWDNEWTDSLHVVPEGGRGCECDLTWDLVDNAIGASQALRGRNLPRRAHNVYSRRNSVAAQNMSEAEEEDEDEEDVPHDDAEITDCEDEFNGGNDGEEGEAPNIPGEFDDDF, via the exons atgaagctccatctTCTGAAGAGCGATCCTACCCGGAAGCCACGGAAGTCTACTGATCCAGGGTGGAAGTATGGATTTTGGCCAGATCTTCAAAATAAAGATAGAGTGGAATGCACCCTATGTGGTCAGGTTGTTAGTGGAGGGATAAAGAGGTTAAAGCAACATTTGGCAAGGGCGTATGGAGATGCAAAGTTATGTCCCAAGGCTAGCAATGGATTAAGGAAGGAGATGACAAGTTATTTGGAGGCAAACAAGAGAAAAAGATCAATGTTTCTACATGATGCATACATGCTTGCTGATTTGCTAGAGAAAAAAGTTGATGAGATTGGGAGAGACAAGGTTGTACAAGTTGTTACTGATAATGGTGCCAATTACAAAGCTACAAGCAAGCTTCTAATGGAGAGGATTCCTACATTATTTTGGAGTCCATGTGCTGCACATTGCTTGGATCTAATGTTAGAGGACATAGGAAACTTGAAGGAATTCAAGAAACCAATTGCACGTGCAAGGCGTGTGACAACTTTCATATACAGACATGGGAGAATCCTTGCTGCCATGAGAGAGAAAACTGGTGGGGTTGATCTTGTGAGGCCTGCTGCCACTCGTTTTGCCACTTCCTTTCTCACATTGAAGAGCTTGTACAAGCACAACAAGCACAAGGATGCTTTGAAGGCTTTATTTGCAAGCACAATTTGGACTGATAACAGATTGTCAAAGACTAGTGCTGGATTGGATGTGTATAACATTGACTTCTCCACACAGTTTTGGAATTCAGTAGAAGATTGCCTTAGAGCTTCAGGGCCACTACTTATTGTACTTAGGGTGGTAGATGGAGATGAGAGGCCAGCTATGCCAGAGGTCCAAGCATTGATGAAATGTGTAAAGGAAAAGATCAATCAAAGCTTTGTTGTCCAAAGCAAGAAGAGTTTActcaagaaaatcataactataaTTGAACGACATTGGGAGAAACAAATGGATCACCCATTGTATGGGGCTGCAATGTATTTGAACCCAGGAAAGCTGCATCCTCTCATAAGAAATGATGATGATGCTACTGTTGGTCAGCTAAGAGGTTGCTTTCTTGATGTGCTTGCAAGAATGGTAGATGATGAGGAAACTAGAGACAAGATCAATTCTCAATCAATGGATTACGAGTTTCTTATAGGACCAGCTTTTTCAaataagatggccgaagataaCCTACAAACTATGACCCCAC TTGAGTGGTGGCGTTCGTATGGTGGTCGTGCTATTGAGTTACAGAGATTTGCTAGACGTTTGGCGAGTCTTTGTGTGTCTTCATCAGGTTGTGAACGCAATTGGAGTACCTTTGAATTT ATCCATACAAAGAAAAGAAATCGATTGTTGCATAAGAGGTTGAATTCTATTGTCTTCATTTCCTACAACCGAAAGATGAAAGCTAGGTTCCAAAAACTACGCCAGAAGAAGGGGAAAAACTTTGATCCATTGGTTCATGAGGACTTCAACTGGGATAATGAGTGGACTGATTCTTTGCATGTAGTCCCTGAAGGTGGGCGTGGGTGTGAGTGTGACCTTACATGGGACCTTGTGGATAATGCCATTGGAGCATCACAAGCACTCCGTGGCCGAAACTTACCAAGAAGAGCCCATAATGTGTATTCAAGAAGAAATTCTGTTGCTGCACAAAATATGTCAGAGGCTGAAGAGgaagatgaagatgaagaagatgttccacatGATGATGCAGAAATCACAGATTGTGAAGATGAATTTAATGGTGGCAATGATGGTGAAGAAGGGGAGGCACCCAATATCCCAGGAGAGTTTGATGATGATTTTTGA